From Diospyros lotus cultivar Yz01 chromosome 4, ASM1463336v1, whole genome shotgun sequence, a single genomic window includes:
- the LOC127799813 gene encoding protein FAR1-RELATED SEQUENCE 5-like, whose amino-acid sequence MTCIEKDCRNYIEKVRQLRLGEGNAIAIQAYFSRMQIQCSSFYFNIDSNDEAGLKNMLWVDYRCREAYKEFGDVVTFDTTYLMNKYDMLFTPFIGVNHHGQSTLLGCGLVSNEDTETFIWLFRTWFQCMHGQAPTSIIIDHYRVMQNEIQVVFPTLSIDVYESQTLEEFEQGWTSMINMYTLHKNEWYTKKKSLGSMFLEDKFLGKDVNNAMEREYECVLRQYEWALKSQVEKEFQVDFRSFSQMVPYASRYEMEKQL is encoded by the exons ATGACTTGCATCGAAAAAGACTGTAGAAACTACATTGAAAAAGTGAGGCAGTTAAGACTCGGGGAAGGAAATGCTATTGCAATACAGGCCTACTTCTCGAGAATGCAAATTCAATGCTCtagtttttatttcaatattgatTCGAATGATGAGGCTGGATTGAAGAACATGCTTTGGGTAGATTATAGGTGTAGGGAAGCTTACAAGGAGTTTGGCGATGTTGTTACCTTTGATACCACATATCTCATGAATAAGTATGACATGTTGTTCACCCCTTTTATTGGTGTGAATCATCATGGCCAATCGACACTGCTTGGATGTGGTTTAGTGTCGAACGAGGATACCGAGACTTTTATTTGGCTCTTTAGGACATGGTTTCAGTGCATGCATGGTCAAGCTCCCACTAGCATAATAATCGACCATTATAGGGTAATGCAGAATGAAATTCAAGTAGTTTTTCCAACACTAAGCATAGATG TATATGAATCCCAAACTCTTGAAGAATTTGAACAGGGTTGGACTTCAATGATTAATATGTACACATTGCACAAGAACGAATGgtatacaaaaaaaaagtcATTGGGTTCCATGTTTCTTGAAGACAAGTTTCTGGGCAAGGATGTCAACAATGCAATGGAGCGAGAGTATGAATGTGTTCTTCGACAG TATGAGTGGGCATTGAAGAGCCAAGTGGAAAAGGAGTTTCAAGTAGATTTTAGGTCATTTTCTCAAATGGTCCCCTATGCATCTAGGTACGAAATGGAGAAGCAACTTTAG